Below is a window of Fusobacterium simiae DNA.
AGGAAAAGATATAGAATTTATTGGCTATGTTCCTAATATTCAAGAAAAAATATTTGAATCTGATGTTGTAATTGGAGCAGGTAGGGTAGCTTTTGAGGCATTACTCAATAAATCTTCTTTAATTGCTGTTGGTGAAACAGAATATATAGGTTTTATAAATAAAGAAAATTTAGATAAATCTTTAGCTTCAAATTTTGGTGATATAGGTTCTATGAAATATCCTAAAATTGATAAAGATATTCTACTGACTGGTATTCAAAAAGCCTTAGAGCTTACTGAAAATGAAAAAGAAGAATTAAAAGACATTGTATTTAAAGAAACTAACTTACAAAATATAGTTGATAAAATAGAAAAAAAATATTTTGAATTATATGTCAATAAGAAAAAATACGATGTTCCTGTAATTATGTATCACAGAGTAATAAATAATCCTGAAAATGAAGGTGTACATGGCACATATATCTATGAAAATATTTTTAGAGAACATATGCAATATTTAAAAGATAAAAATTATACTGTTATTACTTTTAAAGATTTAGATAAAATAGGTTGGAGAAATAGATTTGAAAAAGGTAAAAAATATATTTTTATTACTTTTGATGATGGATATAAAGATAATTATGATTTAGCTTTTCCTATATTAAAAGAATTTAATTTTAAAGCTACAATATTTTTAATGGGAAGTTCAACCTATAATGAATGGGATGTCAAAGCTGATGGAGAAAGAGAATTTCCACTTATGTCAGTTGAAATGATAAAAGAAATGCAAGATTATGGTATTGAGTTTGGAGCACATACCTTTAATCACCCTAAACTTAATACACTTTCTAATGAAGAGATTGGATATCAAATTGTAGATGTAAAAAAGCCTTTGGAGGAAAAAATAGGTAAAGAGATTATTACTTTTGCCTACCCTTATGGAATTTTAAATGATTATGTTAAGGAAATGGTGAAAAAAGCTAAGTATACTTTTGCCTTAGCAACTGACTCAGGTTCAGTGTGTCTATCAGAGGATCTATATCAAATAAGAAGAATAGCTATTTTTCCAAATACTAATCTATTTAGTTTTAAAAGAAAAGTAGCAGGTAATTACAATTTTATTAAAATAAAAAGAGAAGAAAAGATTAGGAGTAAAGAAAAATGAAAAAATATCTATTAACACTTTTATTATTATTTAGCACAGTTGCTGTTGCCAATGATGATTTTAAAGCATCAATAACAGCTGGTTATAGTACAAATGACTCAGTTTACAAAGGTAGAGAATATTATCATATTCCTGCATTTGTGGATATAAGTTACAAAAATCTTTATTTACAAGGAACTGAAATAGGAGCTAAATTCATTGATACCAATAGATTTGATGCAAGTGTTTTTATTGAATTACAAGATGGACATTATGTAAAACCGTCTAAGATGGATAGTGGCTATAAGAGTATTAACAAAAGAAAATTTCAACAAACATTAGGTTTAAAAGCTGATATTGGACTTGATGAAATCTCTAAAAATCTTACTCTTTCACCTTATTTTAGTGCTGGAAATAGAGGAACTCAAGCAGGAGCAAGTCTATCTTATTTATATATGCCAACTGAAAAAATTATAATAACACCATCAGTAAGTGCAAAATACCTATCTAAAAAATATACTGATTATTACTTTGGAGTAGACAGAGATGAACTTGGTGGAAATATAACAAATGAATATAATCCTGATGGAGCCTTTGAGTTTGGGGCAGGACTTTATGGAGAATACTATTTTACAAAACATATATCTGCACTTGCTTATGTAAATATGAGTAGATACTCATCAGAAGTTAGAAAATCACCAATAACAGAAGATAGAATTATAACAAATGTAGGAGCTGGTTTAAAATATACATTCTAAAAAGGAGTGTACCTTATGAAGAAAGATGAATTTTTAAGAAAATTAAATACTTTTATAAGAAATGAAAATTTTGCTAAAATTGATGAAATTATTAAAAAATTTAGAGAAGAAAATAATTTAGAAATGATTTGTACTTCTTCACAAGCCTTTATAAATTTATATGAATATAATGAAGCAATAAAAATTTTAGATGCTATTAAAGATGAGTATTCTGAAAATGGAGAATTTTGTATTCGCTATGCAATGGCTTTATATAATTCTAATAAAGAAGATAAATCTCTTGAATGGTTTGAAAAAGCTAAGGAAAAAGGAATAAAGGAAATTGATGAAACTTCAAGTAAATATTATCCTAAAAGTATTGATGAATGGATTAAACGAGCAAAACTATGGGGACCAAGAAGAATAGAAAAAAATAACTTTGAAAAAGAATTAAGAGAAAAAAGAAATAAAAAACTTATTTTAGAAGTAAATTTTGATAAAAATGTTTTAAAAGGCTTATGGTACAATGATGAATACTCTTTAAAAGAATATGTAGGGAAAACTCCAATAGATGAAGATTTTGTAAAAGTTGAAAAAGAGTTAGGTTATCGTTTACCAGAATCTTATAAAGCTCTTATGAGAATACAAAATGGAGGATTGTTAAGAAAAAATACTTTTGAAGTTCCATTTCAAAGAGATTGGTCAAGAGATTTAGTTGATGTTATGAGTATATATGGTGTAGATTCTAATAAAATATATTCTCTTTGTGGAGAATTTGGAAATAAACTTTGGATAGAAGAATGGAAATATCCTAATATAGGAATTGCTATATGTGGTACTATGACTGGTGGTCATGATATGATTTTTCTTGATTATTCGGATTGTGGACCAGAAGGTGAACCTTGTGTAGTTCATATTGATCAAGAAGGAGATTATGAAATTGCATATTTGGCAGATAATTTTAAAGAATTTGTAGAAGGACTTTTTGAATATAAAGAAGATGAGGATGATTAAAAAGTGGTAATAAGTCAAAAAACAAAAGGAATATTTTGGATGCTTCTATCCGTTCTGGGATTTACCTTTATGGGAATAGCTGTAAAATATTTGCCAAGGATTCCTACCTATGAAAAAGTATTTTTTAGAAATTCAGTGAGTTTCATATTTTCTGCTTTTATACTATACAAAGAAAAAGAATCTATAAAAGTAGCTAAGGAAAATATTCCCTTTGTATTTGGCAGATCATTTTTTGGTTTTGTTGGAATGGTTGCAAATTTTTACGCCCTTGAACATTTAACAATGGCAGAAGCTAACATGCTTAATAAACTTTCACCTGTTTTTGTAACTATATGTGCTTGTATATTTTTAAAAGAAAAAGTAGATAAGAAACAAATTATTGGAATAACTTTGATGCTTATAGCTGTTGTGTTTGTAATAAAACCAAGTGTCTCACCAGAAGTTATTCCTAGTTTAGTTGGACTTTTTTCTGCAATACTAGCTGGATTTTCTTATACTATAATAAGATATTTACGAGGTAAAGTGAAATCAGAAATTAATGTATTTTATTTTTCACTCTTATCTGT
It encodes the following:
- a CDS encoding polysaccharide deacetylase family protein, yielding MNILMALSQLEITGAEVYATTIADELIKRGNKVYIVSDTLTTPTKAEYIKLEFNKRSLIERIKHIKFLYKLIKEKDIQIIHAHSRASSWSCQVACKLAGIPLITTTHGRQPIHFSRKLVKAFGDYSIAVCENIKKHMVNDIGFSENKISVILNPVNYKDLKLKKKENDRKIISIVGRLSGPKGDVAYDLLEILSQDELLKKYKIRLIGGKELPERFLKFKGKDIEFIGYVPNIQEKIFESDVVIGAGRVAFEALLNKSSLIAVGETEYIGFINKENLDKSLASNFGDIGSMKYPKIDKDILLTGIQKALELTENEKEELKDIVFKETNLQNIVDKIEKKYFELYVNKKKYDVPVIMYHRVINNPENEGVHGTYIYENIFREHMQYLKDKNYTVITFKDLDKIGWRNRFEKGKKYIFITFDDGYKDNYDLAFPILKEFNFKATIFLMGSSTYNEWDVKADGEREFPLMSVEMIKEMQDYGIEFGAHTFNHPKLNTLSNEEIGYQIVDVKKPLEEKIGKEIITFAYPYGILNDYVKEMVKKAKYTFALATDSGSVCLSEDLYQIRRIAIFPNTNLFSFKRKVAGNYNFIKIKREEKIRSKEK
- a CDS encoding MipA/OmpV family protein, giving the protein MKKYLLTLLLLFSTVAVANDDFKASITAGYSTNDSVYKGREYYHIPAFVDISYKNLYLQGTEIGAKFIDTNRFDASVFIELQDGHYVKPSKMDSGYKSINKRKFQQTLGLKADIGLDEISKNLTLSPYFSAGNRGTQAGASLSYLYMPTEKIIITPSVSAKYLSKKYTDYYFGVDRDELGGNITNEYNPDGAFEFGAGLYGEYYFTKHISALAYVNMSRYSSEVRKSPITEDRIITNVGAGLKYTF
- a CDS encoding SMI1/KNR4 family protein; the encoded protein is MKKDEFLRKLNTFIRNENFAKIDEIIKKFREENNLEMICTSSQAFINLYEYNEAIKILDAIKDEYSENGEFCIRYAMALYNSNKEDKSLEWFEKAKEKGIKEIDETSSKYYPKSIDEWIKRAKLWGPRRIEKNNFEKELREKRNKKLILEVNFDKNVLKGLWYNDEYSLKEYVGKTPIDEDFVKVEKELGYRLPESYKALMRIQNGGLLRKNTFEVPFQRDWSRDLVDVMSIYGVDSNKIYSLCGEFGNKLWIEEWKYPNIGIAICGTMTGGHDMIFLDYSDCGPEGEPCVVHIDQEGDYEIAYLADNFKEFVEGLFEYKEDEDD
- a CDS encoding DMT family transporter, which codes for MVISQKTKGIFWMLLSVLGFTFMGIAVKYLPRIPTYEKVFFRNSVSFIFSAFILYKEKESIKVAKENIPFVFGRSFFGFVGMVANFYALEHLTMAEANMLNKLSPVFVTICACIFLKEKVDKKQIIGITLMLIAVVFVIKPSVSPEVIPSLVGLFSAILAGFSYTIIRYLRGKVKSEINVFYFSLLSVVCTFPLMMMNFIKPNLFEFFMLLGGIGISAALGQFGLTYAYTFAPASEVSVYNYVIILTSMIMDYVLFSTIPDLFSFIGGFIIITTAIYLYLHNKKKEE